Proteins encoded within one genomic window of Girardinichthys multiradiatus isolate DD_20200921_A chromosome 21, DD_fGirMul_XY1, whole genome shotgun sequence:
- the LOC124857739 gene encoding cAMP-responsive element modulator-like isoform X2, protein MAVTGDETEAGSVAAGDLANSQLRNSTSNRLKAESGVGSIGSQKPLEDALQKRALRLMKNREAARECRRKKKEYVRCLENRVAVLEQQNKTLIDELRALKDIYQHKVE, encoded by the exons GCTCTGTTGCTGCTGGCGACTTAGCCAACAGCCAGTTGCGCAACTCCACCTCTAACCGGCTGAAGGCTGAGTCCGGGGTTGGGAGTATTGGCTCTCAGAAGCCTTTAGAGGACGCCTTACAGAAGAGGGCACTCCGCCTAATGAAAAACAG GGAAGCTGCGCGGGAGTGTCGGCGAAAGAAGAAGGAGTACGTCAGATGCCTTGAAAACCGCGTGGCCGTGCTGGAGCAGCAAAACAAGACTCTCATAGATGAGCTCCGAGCCCTGAAAGACAtctaccaacacaaagtggagtGA